The following are from one region of the Palaemon carinicauda isolate YSFRI2023 unplaced genomic scaffold, ASM3689809v2 scaffold35, whole genome shotgun sequence genome:
- the LOC137636671 gene encoding uncharacterized protein: MLNIPFLSAPCQIITSELQTAFGRDDSLTFFNISNVNYIREDKSYTFDFFNLIIKNFPEVFCKSINVFEQEEVAILILAGNNLEFITTQAIIGINQHDFAYRQITDFSSLLRFYTLELWFVIDSYSQSNPFKLCITRDSLQMTFNARRIENTVGVSLPVAQELNDHPKAVVEAINLHLPRFAGDLTTRLNSILCKPNPITTAATPNPTPARTT, translated from the exons ATGTTGAATATTCCTTTCCTTTCAGCACCATGTCAGATCATTACTTCTGAACTACAAACGGCGTTTGGTCGCGACGATTCACTTACGTTCTTCAATATCTCCAATGTCAATTATATTCGTGAAGACAAAAG TTACACCTTCGACTTCTTTAACCTGATAATTAAAAACTTTCCCGAAGTTTTCTGCAAGTCCATCAATGTTTTTGAGCAAGAAGAAGTG GCAATACTGATCCTAGCAGGAAACAATTTGGAATTCATTACCACGCAGGCCATAATAGGTATTAATCAACATGATTTTGCATATCGACAAATAACCGACTTTAG ttCGCTTCTGAGATTCTATACTCTGGAGTTGTGGTTCGTAATTGACAGTTACAGTCAGTCGAATCCCTTCAAACTCTGCATCACCAGAGATTCTCTCCAAATGACCTTCAATGCTAGAAGAATCGAG AACACCGTTGGAGTCAGTCTACCAGTGGCTCAGGAGCTGAATGATCATCCAAAAGCAGTGGTGGAGGCTATAAATCTTCACCTTCCTCGCTTCGCCGGCGACCTGACCACAAGGCTCAACAGTATACTTTGCAAACCCAATCCTATCACAACGGCTGCGACTCCTAACCCTACACCTGCGAGGACAACTTAG